Part of the Pagrus major chromosome 9, Pma_NU_1.0 genome, CatagttaaaacaaaaacacactgtaaataaatatgtgcaaaatgtgtgtacttttaagCTATATGTCTAAAAGATGTAGTAGTTACAGAGAATGCAACTGTAAGTCCAGTTGGGACCCAGGCAGCTTGCTAGTGCACTTATGTCCACACTGAATGGGGATAATTTATGAACTTTGATGGCACCAGCAGGAATGATCTCCTGTGCGGCTCTGTGAAACACCTTGGGAGTATgagtctttgtctctgtgtttgtctctctagTCGGTCATCCAGCTGCCTTCCAAAGTATTTAGAGGAGTGAACCAACTCGACATGCTGCCCCAATACAGAGATCAGAGGAGGATTAGTTCTGCAGAAGTCCACAATTAGCTCCTTCGACATGCTAATGTCCAGCTGCAGGTGTTTGAGTCTGCACCACACAAAACTGTATCCAGCCATAGCCACCAGAACACTGCTATACTCTCCTTTCTCAGGCACTTGGTCGGACCAGAACAGGACCCCCAGGACCCCCCCCAGAACAGTTTGCCCAACAGAAGAACATTgtctttgatttttaaaaaatgaaatataatagtaataatatagCCACTGATTAAGCCAGTCTGAGATTTACTCTTTTTGGttactctctttctcttcttagCTTCCTCCGTCAGTGTCCTTTAGTTTCTTAGTCTCCATTATGATGTTGGTAGAGGCTGCTGAGTCTGGTTCAGCTGTCTGCTTGCCCTTCTGGTGCCCATACCGGTGCTGCTCCTTGCCAGCTTTTAAGACTCATAAAAGCTGACAAagcctgaaaacctcctcctctaCATAGACAACATAAAAACTCAATGCATCATCAAAGTTAAGATTTATCCTAATGGGGGCATGAATGTGTATACCAAATTTTAAGGCATCCATTCAATAGCTGTCAGACATTtgaaccagaaacacaaatctGGACCTGATGTTGGAGCTTGAGGAAAAGTGATCACCAGATTCATTGGGATACATCGTCTGGAAACCATGTCTATATAACATTATGTGCCAATCTATCCAGTAGATTTTGATATGCTGTATTTCACAGAGTTAGTGAAAACCTTGACATTGAACTCAGCAGGATTTTACCTCAGGGCACCACAGACAGTTGTCATGAAATAATTATAAGTAAGGTTCAGGAACAAGACTATGTCACTCTCACTAATTCAGCCACATGTACCTCACTAGTTCAATCTACTGTGAAGATCTTAGATTGTGTACTTTATGGATTATGAGCTGGTTCTCAACCCCTCGGACAATTGTCTGTTTGATGATCAATCCATGTTCTCAGAATCTCCCCCcatccatcatcatctccaTTCTGACACAACTAGCCACCAAGCTATCACGTCTATTATTCCCTACTCTTCATAAGTAGCTCTGTACACCACTGAACCCACACAGAGGTTGTAGCTGCCATTGCCATCCTTCGGGAGAAAGTTGATCTTCAAGTTTTTACAGCTCTTCATGGCCACCACCACTCCAAACAGCTTGTCACTTCTGGGGATCCTACCCAGCACCACCCACACGCAgcacactgatgacatcaccacatAACCTACTACAGTGGAGCAGCAAACCAGGTCATATCTCCCAAGGTGCCTTCTCTCCACATCTCTTATTTGTCtaatgtgtttcctcttttctgtcAACCCTGTGTCCACAGGCTGCAAAATGGACCCTTGTACATAAAGCCTTCCATCCCAGCATCCTTTCTTCTACACTTCCTCAAGTGGCTAACATAACTCTGTTAGCCCACTTCTGCAGCTAATCCTGTTGTTCGTATTGCCACAGCCACAATGAGACATGAGGACCTTTTCTGTCCTTGTTCCCCTTCCTCCCCAATAACcatatgttttttgtattcctgcagcatttctctctgtctccccctaaTTTACCCCATGACCATCAATAATTTCATTTTGGCAGGGCTCTTCACACTTAACCATTGAATGTGTCATCGCAAACCTGCTACCCCACCCTTTCGCCCCACCTGCATGCACTCCTTCTGTGTATTCCAGGCTTGGACCtactgcacctcctccacccatTGCTCCTAAACATGCACTCATCAGCTCACAGTCTGATCCCAAGGACATAGACAAGTCTCGTCTCTGACCATGCTGTTATCTTACAATGTCCATTGGCATAAACAAATGGAAGTCCACTTTGAAACCCCATCCTGATCGGTGTTTCGGTTCAACACAAGACTATGTTAACTGACAACCTTCAGCCAAATGCGTCTGTGGTTGTCGTAGCTACAACTGATGttgaaaacaggaagagaagacGTAGCTGTCCTCGGATATGCCTCTTGTTCAGGTTTTCTCTGTGCAAAACATATCTGATCCATGGTTGGGCTGTTTGAGGAAACATGTCTAACCCTCAGTTGCTGTATCAGCATTGCTGTCTGTTACAGAAGACGTTGTAAACAAGAAAAGGGAGCGTTGCTCTTCCTGTGAATGTGTATCTCTAATAAACCTTTATTAAATACACTTACTCATCCTTGCTTCCTGTTTGAGTAATCATGCATCACATAGAAGAACTATGGAAcccttttaaatgaaaaagaaaaaaaattacaggaGTCGAACTCATACTCATTGAAGGAAAAGAACTCCAGCGTGGTAACCGATCCACCACACCAAAAAGACCACACTAGTGATTCTAGGCATAGCCTATCTCACTCCTCACAGCCACCTCTTGGACGCAGAAGGTGGCTAGATCAACTTGTTACCACAATGTCTACACACCATTTTGGTACTATGATGGTTTCTAACACAAATAAGCAGCcgtttgaaaacatttaattcaaaaCTTAGTGTTGCCACAAATAAATGCTGCAAATGTTTCTTGATGCAATTCTGGAAATGGTAAAGTTCGAAGAACCCCCATATGCCCCAAAATAATAAGACCAAAAACTGTGGTCCACTGACATCCCTGGCAAAAATACATAGGTGTCAAACTGTTAAGTTTTTATTCAGCAACAGGCCAAACTCAAATATGTCTCAGACAGGCCATAAAAGATTAGCAAAATGTATTAGAATGTACAAAGATTGTGAGTTACAAAAGTACAGATACAAGGCGAtagtaaaacagaagagagcaaTGATCCATGGGGGCCCAAGGGTATGACAATCAATCCattgttttcagcttttcttGGTTCGGGTCACAGTGGCAGCAAGCTCATGAGGGTATGACACTTGAGTCAGCGGTCAGACACGGTGTCACGTGCAGGCAGGACACAAAAACTCATGCTCTAAGCTGGGTTTCCCCGCACACACCCAGTGGAACCATAAGAGGCATGCTGTGCATTCAATCTGAAAGAAGATATGTAAATCAGATTTTTAGAAATAAGACATCCACACTTCATGTAAAGAACTTAAAAGTCTTCCTACCCAATTATCCACAGGTGTCTCTGAAGGGTCCCTGTCTCTGGTGTCCCTTCTCCCGTCCCTACTTTGGATACATGGCTTTTTACAGACAGTACTTTTAAATAGTTACAAAAATGGCAGTAATTAAATTGCACTTACAACTAAAGTCCAGTGTCGTTCAGCCCCAATGAGAATGTCCCACTCCGATACGTTAAGCTGCAAGTGAGAATTTCAGATTTAAGATGTGTTGTGAACACGTGAAAACAACTATTATTCTTACCATTTTCATCCCCCTTGATGTGCCATTCCAAATTGATATCATTTCAGGAGTCAATGACTCAGACCTTTGCTGGAACAGTTTGACCAGTTGAAGATCCATTTAAAATCTGCACAAACAACATCTTAATTATTAACTTGCATATCAAGGAGGACAAATCTGaaacaactcacaaaactcACCTCACTCACCAATTCAACTCCggtaatttcttttttctttttcgtttAAAAGGGTTAAATAGTTCTTCTGTGTGATGCATGTTTACATTAACAGGAAGCAAAGACGAGTAAGTGTATTTAATAAAGGTTTATTAGAGATACACATTCACAGGAAGAGCAACTTTcccttttcctgtttacaacaTCTCCCGTACCAGCCAGCAACGCTGATACAGCGACTAAGTGCTAGACACGTTTCCTCAAACAGCAGCCCAACCACGGATCAGGTATGTTTTGCACAGAGAAAACCTGAACAAAGAGGCATATCTGAGGACAGCCACgtcttctcttcctgttttcaaCATCCGTTGTAGCTACGACAACCACAGAAGCAGTCGGCTGAAGGTCGCCAGTTAACATAGTCACGTCATCATCCGAAACACTGGCAGTTAGTCCACTTCCACATTCATTGTTTCACCTTGGTTTCCACCCAGACGTCGAGGTCATCACAACATCTTCATTCACTTGTCACAATCTCCAGTCCACACATGCTGAGTCGATACAGTCGGCAGACTGCATGCCAAAAAAGTCAgcttacaggctggacacactggatgcgtgTGCAGCACTGCTGCGTGGCGTTACCTCTCACGCTGACACTAGATGCCTGAGATGCACGTGGCTGCAGCGTCTTGCCTATTTTTACAGCGACACGGGTGCGGTTCTTGGTAAAGATCACCCTGAAAACTACCtagacagtcatatggacatcataccagcattttaAGACAGTTTTAATCTCTGTATGtttagaatatgtcacagacatgaagagaattcTCGCCCTCGCTCCCTCCTGTTCCCCCTTCAGCTGTCTCGCTCTCTCAAggggggtaaaggaaaatcacgtcatcatattcatcaataattatcaaaggcaaactccatgtaaacagatagggcaggcaggagctgcGCTGCCACGCCGCCGATGTACCAAGCATCAGCTTCTGTCTCTGCTTGCACACCTAAAGTTCACCATCATCCTTCAATGTTGATCCTTGATCCCCCTCAGTGTCCCTGTGTTCAACCTTTCCAACCCTCCATGACTACATCATCATGGACGAATCCTGCAAATTGGAGTTGGGATTGTGGCAAAACTTCTTTTCCTCTTGGAACAACCTTTCTTTTTATCTATCACAACCACATTATTGTAGACCAACGCAGCACCCTTAATCAGATTTGGAGGTTACTATGGCTGCAGATGGTTTGCCGCTGATTGGCCTGCAGAACTGTCCTCGCTCCTTATACTAACTTGTCACCACTACCCTTCTTTGGTGGCATGAGTGGTCCAAAAGGTTATCCTCTTTTATTCAGACAACCTCAATGCCGTTGACATCATAAATCACTACACATCATGAAGTTCATCTGCAGACTGACCTTAATTGAGCCCAACACCAGTTCATCATTCCTGACTCACTGTTCTCATTCCAGAAATTCAAATCCCTACACCGGTTGCTCTAATCTCAGCCACCATTTTCACCTAAACCCTCAGCCCCTCCACCTTTTCCACCAGTTTTTGCAGGTGCAGTTTTGAGTCCTAAGACAACCTACCAACCAACTTTCATCAACAGCATATAAAGAACCAGCTTCATCTCTGGGCTACTTGCCAGCCACCATCCGAGTTTAATAGGTAACTATTTGACCACAGCCGTGGTGTGGCTGGATCATCACGAACCATGTGTGTAGCCACTGCCTGATTAGGTGTTGAAGAGTGGGTTTTGTGGGGAAGCATAGAAGGCTAGTCTCTGGTTTATGTTTAACCATGCTGCATCAAAACATCTGGAAAATGTCTTATATCACTTTTACTTTATGATCTGATTAATAAAATAGCTCAAGAAAACACCACTCTGTACTAAGCATTGATCACCCTTTCTCAGAATTTATAGAATTTGAAGAGTTCTTATTGTGGTTGCCATTACGTCTGGGCAGGGGCGTCACTAGGTTTTAAGGACAGGGGAGGCTTAGCCCCCAAGAGATGCACAGGATGTGAGCGAACGTAGCGTGCGAGCACAAAATTTCACAAACAGCTAACAAAGACTgagaaattatttattattattatttcagtctgtttttttttaatacagtaCAAGAACAAACAGGTTTGCACAGTAacagtatgtttacagtatTATCAACAAAAGTAAGCCAAGTACACCATTTTTAACTAACATGGCTACAGGCTAATTTGGCTTTTATGTATATATCTTGGCTTTCTCCACTTTCTAATCATTACTCTCCTCAATAAAAGCTCAAGTTAAATAAGTCTTATATGGTGCACcttgactgaaatgtttcatatttcatattcatattgAGTTCCATAAAATTCCAAGACTGTCTGCATCACAAATGACTCTATCCTGTGAAATCCTTTAGACTCACCTTTCCAGTAGAGGTCTCTCCCCTCTCACTCCCTGTGCTGCTCTGCCCTGACTCCTACAGGTCAATAGGGGTGGTGGAGTGATTATTACTagtgtagtattattattattattatccacTGATGATAATCATATGTGAATGAGCTCAGCTCCTGTTTCACGGTGTGCATCCATGCGTTAAGTGAGAAACACAGCTGATGCTCCAGAAGGAAGTCACCCCAAGGATAGTATATGATAAAAAGAGTGCACACATAACTCTATAAACAACCAGGGCCTTCACAATGCATTTCAgactaactagctagctaagtAGCAGCATTCTTTTAGAGCTGGAATGTAACTTTTGACCGCAAAACAACAAAGGTGAGATGTGCGCAGAGATTGTCTATAGTGTGCTGTGCAAGCTAGGGTTTTATTTGTCAAACAGGGGCACTTGGTTCATTAATTACATGGGACTTTCTGCTGTTAGCTGGGGGCTGGAGCTAACTAATTGTTTCTACCAGCAGTGATGAATACTTACTTTCTTGAAAAACTTTCTTATATCCATTCTTCTTCATTCACGTTCTTCTCCTAATGCTGTTCTAGTTGGCTCTGTGTGCTTCAAGGTACACACACGCTGCAGGTACCGAGTGCAAGCAAGGTCGCAGGGAAAAGGAGGACTGGATTTTCAGTGATGTGGGCGTTCTCTATATGAACAAGTGGAATGGATTGGATAACAACGCACTGAAGGCTCTCTCTACCTTACACTATGAAGTGAAGGGAAACTGACAGATTACGATCATATTTAAGTGAATAATGACAGGttatatgattatttatttaaactcaTATTCTGGCCACTTTACATTGAATTTGTCAGcacttttttgtaaaaaaactCAAGTGCAAAAATCTCAATAATCTCAATAATTAAGCTCAATAATTTGAGCACTGTGATATATTGCTGGTACttttttgtgttgaatttaaaGGCTGTATGGGGCTTCTATTGAGGAGAGTAAGTTTAATTGAATTGTATATTTGTAAGGATTGAGTGTTGTTTTTATAGCATCACTTAGTAAAcgttttgttctttaaaaagtaatgaAGCTGAGAAACAACCCCTCAAAGATGGGctgtatttttatcttttttaaaatgtactctTTTGTCTAACTTGTATAATTATTATTGAAGCCACAAGGAATCAGAACAAACAATGAATAGACCACGAATAGACCAAAATTCAAAAGTTGTTTCAAGTGGGCTGGTATGCTCCaaggtttttctgttttattttttttttgtatttcttgaGGTTCTGAGCTGACTGTTAATTGCTGGCTCTtagctttatttttgtttgtaggTGTTCACATACCAAATGGCTGCATTGAAGGCCTGGCTTGCACCACCAGTAAAGACACAGTGCCTTCTAAATTCTGTGGGCACGGACTTCAGTCACGTATAAAATGGAGTACAACATTTTCTTCTGATGTGGATAATAATATCTGAAAAAACACTACTAGAGGTTGGGAATGGAAACTCAGTTTTCTTCACTCCATTGTGAAGCCACCACcacaaaaaaaaggttataGTCCTGATATTTACAGACTACACGGTAAACCCAAGAGatgctgtttttaaagaaataatggAAAATTAACAAACCCCAAGTTGCTTCTCTGTTTCCACTCAGTCATTCTTAGAGAATATCATATTGTAGCATAAGAAATGTAAAGACACAAATGATTCACAGCATTTAATTACTCTTCACCGTGACATGTACATTTGTCTATTCATGCTCAGGGTCTCATTTCAGGCCCCATGCAGAGTGTCTCTACAGTATGTTCGCCTCACAGGAGTCAGGCTGCAGTATCTTAAATGTAACTATGAGCTTAATTGATTTTCTTAACCAGGGATAACAAAAGGCATAAACCACAGGATTTAGGCAGGAGTTAAAAtcatacaaacataaaacaaaggcAGCAGATGAAGCATTGAGCAAGTTATCTTGGCCTGTAAGAGCAACACAATAAAATGGGCAGAGACATATTagaaacaaaactacaacaacaccaagAGTCCTGGCTGCTTTCATTTCAGATTTCTTTGCAGTTACTTTCCCTGATTGTGTTACAGCTGCAATATGAGACCGCATGGCACGAGCCTGAGACACAGCCACCACAAATACTCTCatatacaaaacaataataacagtaatgggAACAATGAAGGAAAAAGTGAGATCTGCAAGTCCAGCAATGTAGTTAATGAAAAATATACACTCTCCAATGCAGGAGTGATACCTGCCTGGTTCTTTCATTATATCCTTCAGGATCAGACTTTGAAAAATTACAGAGCATatccaacacagacaaacacacacctgaactcttttttgtgtgatttcactGGAGTAATGCAGAGGATGACAAATAGCCACATAGCGGTCAATAGATACGAGCACCATGGTTCCTACTGAGGCAGAGGCAATAACATATGCTAGATACTGATACACAGTGCACATGAGGTCACCAAGGAACCAGCAGCCGTCTATGAACATTATTTGAAAGAACATGAGGAGACCAACAAAGAAATCTgagacagccagagagaggaggaggaggttggtgGGAGTGTGGAGCTGCCTGGAGAGGAAGAACAGCATgaatttatcattatttatcaTATCAATCATCATCCAGATAATAGCATACAGCAATCATACAAtagttttttattcatttatttatttttactttgtttttgtctatgTATCAgtttaataaattaatgaatcaCTACTTGAAGtgggagatggagatgatgacCAGCAGGTTaagagctgcagtgagcagAGCAATGAAGGACAGCAGAATGTAAATCAGCATGGTCTCAAAGTGAGGACGTATTGGCTTCCTGCAGGAGCTGTTGAGGAGTTGTGGAAAGCAGAGTTCAGTTCCCTCCAAGGTCTCCAtcaccagagagaggagaac contains:
- the LOC141002465 gene encoding trace amine-associated receptor 1-like — protein: METLEGTELCFPQLLNSSCRKPIRPHFETMLIYILLSFIALLTAALNLLVIISISHFKQLHTPTNLLLLSLAVSDFFVGLLMFFQIMFIDGCWFLGDLMCTVYQYLAYVIASASVGTMVLVSIDRYVAICHPLHYSSEITQKRVQVCVCLCWICSVIFQSLILKDIMKEPGRYHSCIGECIFFINYIAGLADLTFSFIVPITVIIVLYMRVFVVAVSQARAMRSHIAAVTQSGKVTAKKSEMKAARTLGVVVVLFLICLCPFYCVALTGQDNLLNASSAAFVLCLYDFNSCLNPVVYAFCYPWLRKSIKLIVTFKILQPDSCEANIL